A DNA window from Engystomops pustulosus chromosome 6, aEngPut4.maternal, whole genome shotgun sequence contains the following coding sequences:
- the CYP24A1 gene encoding 1,25-dihydroxyvitamin D(3) 24-hydroxylase, mitochondrial, translating to MASRLKMWMMMKTRGISVHHNIPNSTVTCDLKTQGLPVTPGSCPHSLSALPGPTNWPLLGSLVDILRKGGLKRQHQALAGYHKQFGKIFRMKLGSFDSVHIGAPCLLEALFREESNYPKRLEIKPWKAYRDYRDEAYGLLILEGKDWQRVRSAFQQKLMKPSEVGKLDTKINEVMEDFIRRLDSVCTEDGNITDLYCELNKWSLESISLVLYEKRFGFLQPNLGEEALNFITAIKTMMSTFGLMMVTPVELHKSFNTKIWKSHTQAWDSIFRTAKCHIDRRLMKLSCKDDEDFLCTIYKDSKLSKKEMYATITEMLIGAVETTANSLLWAIFNISRHPTIQKKLHEEIQSVLSPDQVPTAEDIKNMPYLKACLKESMRINPSVPFTTRTLDKETVLGEYVLPKDTVLTINNHVLGFNEECFDEWNEFRPERWLQNKNTINPFAYVPFGIGKRMCIGRRLAELQLQLGLCWLVRRYNIIATDDKPVETIHSGTLMPSRDLPVAFLRRQPKVSVCSQL from the exons ATGGCATCAAGATTAAAAATGTGGATGATGATGAAGACCAGAGGCATAAGTGTCCATCACAATATTCCTAATTCTACAGTGACCTGTGACCTGAAAACCCAGGGGCTCCCTGTCACCCCAGGCTCCTGCCCACACTCCTTGTCTGCACTGCCTGGCCCAACCAACTGGCCTCTCCTGGGAAGCCTGGTGGACATCCTGAGGAAAGGAGGACTCAAGAGGCAACACCAGGCATTG GCTGGATACCACAAGCAGTTTGGGAAAATATTCCGCATGAAACTTGGCTCCTTTGACTCAGTACACATTGGGGCCCCTTGTTTGCTGGAAGCTCTGTTTAGGGAAGAAAGTAATTATCCCAAGAGGCTGGAGATCAAGCCATGGAAGGCATACAGAGACTATCGGGATGAAGCCTATGGACTCCTTATACT AGAAGGTAAAGACTGGCAAAGGGTACGCAGTGCCTTCCAGCAGAAGCTGATGAAGCCATCAGAAGTTGGGAAATTGGACACAAAAATTAATGAG GTTATGGAAGATTTTATTCGGAGACTTGACAGTGTCTGCACAGAGGACGGAAACATAACAGATTTGTATTGTGAGCTGAACAAGTGGTCCCTTGAGA GTATCTCTCTTGTTCTCTATGAGAAGAGATTTGGATTTTTACAGCCAAATCTAGGAGAGGAAGCATTGAACTTTATAACAGCTATAAAAACA atgatgagcaCGTTTGggttgatgatggtgacaccagtGGAATTACACAAAAGCTTCAACACAAAGATCTGGAAAAGTCATACCCAGGCTTGGGACAGTATCTTCAGAACGG CCAAATGTCACATAGACAGAAGATTAATGAAGCTGTCATGCAAGGATGATGAAGACTTCCTTTGCACCATCTACAAGGACAGTAAACTCTCCAAGAAAGAGATGTATGCAACCATCACTGAGATGCTGATAGGAGCCGTCGAAACG ACAGCTAACAGTTTACTCTGGGCCATTTTTAATATCTCCCGTCATCCAACCATCCAGAAAAAACTTCACGAAGAGATTCAGAGTGTACTATCACCAGACCAAGTGCCGACAGCAGAAGATATAAAGAATATGCCATATCTGAAGGCATGCTTAAAGGAATCAATGAG GATAAATCCTTCTGTTCCATTCACCACCCGCACTCTGGATAAAGAGACTGTCCTGGGAGAATATGTTTTACCCAAAGAC ACTGTCCTCACCATCAATAACCATGTGTTGGGATTCAATGAAGAATGTTTTGATGAGTGGAATGAGTTTCGCCCAGAGAGGTGGCTACAGAATAAGAACACAATCAACCCTTTTGCTTACGTTCCTTTTGGAATTGGGAAAAGGATGTGCATTGGCAGACGCTTAGCGGAATTGCAGCTGCAACTTGGTCTCTGCTGG CTTGTCCGAAGATATAACATTATAGCCACCGATGACAAACCTGTGGAAACCATTCACTCAGGAACACTGATGCCCAGCAGAGATTTACCAGTGGCGTTCCTCAGGAGACAGCCCAAG GTTTCTGTGTGTTCCCAGCTCTAA